From Streptomyces sp. TLI_053, a single genomic window includes:
- a CDS encoding 2-hydroxy-acid oxidase: protein MSAAPGLTRVLTRYADGRSELSLDPDLRVFVTDLVRPYGLPLREDLLAEGAGHAYEELAAGLLAEALGPDEPADVLIQAFDSPDVRPGAPTSLALSRSCAGTPTALALCDQGTAGAFAALRAALAYQRTGVARRAVVVLAEQTTLHHLPPEPVTLPDRHCAVVLVCETLPGEELTIRQDSGATAESAAEEVRRQAKELGEEAVVLLAAGLEVPGPDVVRTPAGQPFTGLWSVLADRLPGWRSERRPVLLADLDPRLGVLSTLTLRAGPPS from the coding sequence GTGTCCGCCGCCCCGGGTCTCACCCGGGTGCTGACGCGGTACGCCGACGGCCGCTCCGAACTCTCCCTCGACCCCGACCTCCGGGTCTTCGTCACCGACCTGGTCCGCCCCTACGGCCTGCCGCTGCGCGAGGACCTGCTGGCCGAAGGGGCCGGACACGCGTACGAGGAACTGGCCGCCGGCCTGCTCGCCGAGGCGCTCGGGCCGGACGAACCGGCGGACGTGCTGATCCAGGCCTTCGACTCGCCGGACGTCCGGCCCGGCGCACCCACCTCGCTCGCGCTCAGCCGCTCCTGCGCGGGAACGCCCACCGCGCTCGCGCTCTGCGACCAGGGCACCGCCGGGGCGTTCGCCGCGCTGCGCGCCGCGCTCGCGTACCAGCGGACCGGCGTCGCCCGGCGTGCGGTGGTCGTCCTCGCCGAGCAGACCACCCTGCACCATCTGCCGCCCGAACCGGTCACGCTGCCGGACCGCCACTGCGCCGTCGTCCTGGTCTGCGAGACCTTGCCCGGCGAGGAGTTGACGATTCGTCAGGACAGTGGTGCGACGGCCGAGTCGGCCGCCGAGGAGGTCCGCCGGCAGGCGAAGGAGCTGGGGGAGGAGGCCGTCGTGCTGCTCGCCGCCGGGCTGGAGGTGCCCGGTCCGGACGTCGTCCGCACCCCCGCCGGCCAGCCGTTCACCGGACTCTGGTCGGTGCTCGCCGACCGGTTGCCCGGCTGGCGGTCCGAGCGGCGACCCGTGCTGCTGGCCGACCTCGACCCGAGGCTCGGCGTGCTCTCCACCCTGACCCTGCGCGCGGGTCCGCCGTCGTGA
- a CDS encoding condensation domain-containing protein, which produces MIGPLVASRPHLAQTCEPKGAIDVMTHDVTETEGLITARFHGVGGGSGPLTLGQDNMLRCIGRDRPEQINRESVWPVPEGTTVATAVDALRALLERHESLRTAFPPGPGPDGFPERQEVRTEGEFTVALVPVGDREGAGIDALADETGRTDVALPFDLTAAPRLRFTLLTDGQLVRRLVVVGCHAGVDGVAVTLLIRDWLALATGVRLPPAASRTPLELAALEQSPQGRRKTAAALKHWESVLTTGPSSSFSVDGMTPGPSEGTAALLLRSRTAAADLEAVCRRTAAGPSAVLLAVFAALAAHRAARTDLVISALSANRQRSALADHIGTLAQDALIALEVGPLAADDDLDALIGRTKVASFTGYWHSTLNADKVWQLVEDVAERRGARFARQIVVNDLSLAIPETLSEARPAATADPEVLWLPDQPLPVRLMLNILRTAGSLEFALLACPQVFERADTERFARAVPAVLAAAAAGPLPLSGLAALSGLNPATRTGDWRRIGADWIDLEAVRALVADALGTRATAVDLGCEDGRLTARVATTEQDLAPAEVHRAVVATLPGHETAMAPHHYAVHHHPGPLPPLTWPTLPAHVEGSGRAEAAPAG; this is translated from the coding sequence ATGATCGGCCCGCTGGTAGCGTCCCGACCGCACCTCGCCCAGACCTGCGAACCGAAGGGCGCGATCGACGTGATGACGCACGACGTGACCGAGACCGAGGGCCTGATCACGGCCCGCTTCCACGGCGTGGGCGGCGGCTCCGGCCCGCTCACCCTCGGCCAGGACAACATGCTCCGCTGCATCGGGCGCGACCGGCCCGAACAGATCAACCGCGAGTCGGTCTGGCCCGTCCCCGAGGGCACCACCGTCGCCACCGCCGTCGACGCCCTGCGCGCACTGCTGGAACGGCACGAGTCGCTGCGCACCGCCTTCCCGCCCGGCCCCGGCCCGGACGGCTTCCCCGAACGCCAGGAGGTGCGCACCGAGGGCGAGTTCACCGTCGCCCTGGTCCCCGTCGGCGACCGCGAGGGTGCCGGGATCGACGCCCTCGCCGACGAGACGGGCCGGACCGACGTCGCCCTGCCCTTCGACCTCACCGCTGCCCCGCGGCTGCGCTTCACGCTGCTCACCGACGGACAACTCGTGCGCCGGCTGGTCGTGGTGGGCTGCCACGCCGGGGTCGACGGCGTCGCCGTCACCCTGCTCATCCGGGACTGGCTCGCCCTCGCCACCGGGGTGCGGCTGCCGCCCGCCGCCTCCCGCACCCCGCTGGAACTGGCCGCCCTGGAGCAGAGCCCCCAGGGGCGCCGCAAGACCGCGGCCGCGCTCAAGCACTGGGAGAGCGTCCTCACCACCGGGCCGTCGAGCTCCTTCTCCGTCGACGGCATGACCCCCGGCCCGTCCGAGGGCACGGCTGCCCTGCTGCTGCGCTCCCGGACCGCCGCCGCCGACCTCGAAGCGGTCTGCCGCCGCACCGCCGCCGGCCCCTCGGCCGTGCTGCTGGCCGTCTTCGCCGCCCTCGCCGCACACCGCGCGGCCCGCACCGACCTGGTGATCTCGGCCCTGTCGGCGAACCGCCAGCGCTCCGCCCTCGCCGACCACATCGGCACCCTGGCCCAGGACGCCCTGATCGCCCTCGAGGTCGGTCCCCTTGCCGCGGACGACGACCTGGACGCCCTGATCGGCCGTACCAAGGTCGCCTCCTTCACCGGCTACTGGCACAGCACGCTCAACGCGGACAAGGTCTGGCAACTGGTGGAGGACGTCGCGGAGCGGCGCGGCGCCCGCTTCGCCCGGCAGATCGTCGTCAACGACCTCAGCCTCGCCATCCCCGAGACCCTCTCCGAGGCCCGCCCCGCCGCGACCGCCGACCCCGAGGTGCTGTGGCTGCCGGACCAGCCGCTGCCGGTGCGCCTGATGCTCAACATCCTGCGGACCGCCGGCAGTCTGGAGTTCGCCCTGCTGGCCTGCCCCCAGGTGTTCGAGCGCGCCGACACCGAGCGCTTCGCCCGCGCCGTCCCCGCCGTACTCGCGGCCGCGGCGGCGGGACCGCTGCCGCTCTCCGGGCTGGCCGCCCTCAGCGGCCTGAACCCCGCCACCCGCACCGGCGACTGGCGGCGGATCGGCGCCGACTGGATCGACCTCGAGGCCGTCCGCGCCCTGGTCGCCGACGCCCTCGGCACGCGGGCGACGGCGGTCGACCTCGGGTGCGAGGACGGCCGGCTCACCGCGCGGGTCGCCACCACCGAGCAGGACCTCGCTCCGGCCGAGGTGCACCGCGCGGTCGTCGCCACCCTCCCCGGCCACGAGACCGCGATGGCCCCGCACCACTACGCCGTCCACCACCACCCCGGCCCGCTGCCGCCGCTCACCTGGCCGACCCTCCCCGCCCACGTGGAGGGTTCGGGCCGCGCGGAGGCGGCGCCGGCCGGGTAG
- a CDS encoding acyl carrier protein, translating to MSDQVVQTTDAELRVRILHSLGELIPRVLKRDPFEIPENACLFDDLGLTSAGTIELILEVEEALDIQVDVEQITEDDLRSVTNLADYVAAHIIAED from the coding sequence ATGTCCGACCAAGTGGTCCAGACCACCGACGCCGAGCTGCGCGTCCGGATCCTGCACAGCCTCGGCGAGCTGATCCCGCGCGTCCTGAAGCGGGACCCGTTCGAGATCCCCGAGAACGCCTGCCTCTTCGACGACCTCGGCCTCACCTCGGCCGGCACCATCGAGCTGATCCTCGAGGTCGAGGAGGCGCTCGACATCCAGGTCGACGTCGAGCAGATCACCGAGGACGACCTGCGCTCGGTCACCAACCTGGCCGACTACGTCGCCGCGCACATCATCGCCGAGGACTGA
- a CDS encoding 4'-phosphopantetheinyl transferase superfamily protein has protein sequence MLRADLVDVWLIPTDQPEPVVRALYGLLDPAERARADGPDRRFGRRFTVAHGAVRLLAGARLGRDPARLAWHYGPHGKPGIDGLAVNHSASGALAAVALTEGRAVGVDVEEVRDVRVALRMTRRWFPPAEAESVAADPDPAGRFTVLWCRREACVKAYGGRLVQGFGLPLDGPSPLLLADPGTLGAGPCRIEDVPAPGRFRAAVAAVGADPCSVRARIWSPANSPVLTGT, from the coding sequence GTGCTCCGCGCCGACCTGGTCGACGTGTGGCTGATCCCCACCGACCAGCCCGAGCCGGTGGTCCGCGCCCTGTACGGTCTGCTCGACCCGGCCGAACGCGCCCGCGCGGACGGTCCGGACCGGCGCTTCGGGCGGCGCTTCACCGTCGCCCACGGCGCGGTGCGCCTGCTCGCCGGTGCCCGGCTCGGCCGCGACCCCGCGCGGCTGGCTTGGCACTACGGCCCGCACGGCAAGCCCGGGATCGACGGGCTCGCCGTCAACCACTCCGCCTCCGGCGCGCTGGCGGCCGTCGCCCTCACCGAGGGGCGCGCCGTCGGGGTGGACGTCGAGGAGGTCCGGGACGTGCGGGTCGCGCTGCGGATGACCCGGCGCTGGTTCCCGCCCGCCGAGGCCGAGTCGGTCGCCGCCGACCCGGACCCGGCCGGGCGCTTCACCGTGCTCTGGTGCCGCCGCGAGGCGTGCGTCAAGGCTTACGGCGGGCGGCTGGTCCAGGGCTTCGGGCTGCCGCTGGACGGGCCGTCGCCGCTGCTGCTCGCCGATCCCGGAACGCTCGGCGCCGGCCCCTGCCGGATCGAGGACGTACCCGCGCCCGGCCGGTTCCGGGCCGCGGTGGCCGCCGTCGGCGCCGACCCGTGCAGCGTCCGCGCCAGGATCTGGTCTCCGGCCAACTCCCCTGTTCTGACAGGTACTTGA